CCTGCAAAAATTTCGGTGGTTCCGCCCGGCCATTCAACTTCGAGTCGGTCGACCGAAGTGTCCTCACCCAGACCAAAATGGGCCCTGTGGTCGTTATTGGAAAGAAAACTGTAGCCGGGAGAAATTAGCCGGCTGAGCTGTCTGCCGGAGACCAGCACGGAAACCCTGGCCCCGATGGCGTCTCTTTGTAAAACGGGATCAAGTGCGCGAACGATCAGCCAGTTGCCTTTCCTCTTTAAATCATTGAGAAATAGACGTGCAACGCCACCTTCGTTTGCGAGCAATAAATCAATATCTCCATCATTGTCGACATCGCCAAAAGCCAAGCCGCGACTATTTTCTATTAGCCGACAAAATTCCGATTCGTTTTTATCAAGCCAACGGAATTTTCCGTCGCCTTCATTTTCAAATAAGAGATTCGGCTCTGCATAATAGTCCCAATAGCCGGAGTTATTTGCTTTCAACAGCCTGGCTCTACTAACCCTACCATTGGCAACAGCCAGGTCCAGGTCACCGTCGTGGTCAAAATCAAATAATCCGGTTCCAAAGCCAGTGTAGGGAAGACTCGCGCCCACCAATCCTGCGGGCGAGCTGTCATCTTGAAAACCGTAATCTCCAAGAAACCGGTACAAAGTGTTACTTTCGGTTCTGAGGTGAGTGATAAACAAATCTATGTCGTTATCGTTGTCGATATCTCCTAACGCGATTCCCATGCCTGCTTCTGCGCGCCCCATAGCGTTTAGCGCTGCTCCCAGCAACAGCGCCTGGTCCTTAAATGTGCCGTCTTTTTGATTGAGCCACAAGTGGTTTGCCTCTCCATCATTTGAGACATAGATATCTGGAAAAAGATCCCCGTTAAAATCCGCGCTTACTACGCCCAAACCTTTTGAAGAGCCTTGAGCAATTCCGCATTTGATGGAGATATCAGAAAATGTTCCATCGCCGTTATTGTGATAGAGAACGTCGGGCACCCCGAAGAAACCGCCCGGACCGCAGTAATCTCGGCGCCCCGATCTGTCCATACAATTCTCCGGGGAGTCATAAGCGACGTAGTTGGTAACATATAAATCTAAAAAGCCGTCTAAATTATAATCAAAAAAAACCACAGAACATCCCCAGTGCGGATTGTCAATTCCCGCCTGTAGGGTAATCTCTGCGAAGGTGCCATCACCGTTGTTGTGATAGAGCGCGTCAGGGCCATAATTTGTAACATACACGTCGACGTGACCATCATTGTCAATATCACCGACAGCCACGCCCATGCCGTAGCCTCTATCCCCAAGGCCGGATGTTTCCGTGACATCCAAAAACGTTCCATTAGATTCCTGTCTAAACAGCCGGTTTCTTAAAGGAAGATCAGTGGCGCTGCTTTTGCCATGCTGTGCACCATTCACCAGGTAAATATCTAGATCGCCGTCGTTGTCATAATCGGTAAAAGCACATCCGGAGCCAATACTCTCCG
This window of the candidate division KSB1 bacterium genome carries:
- a CDS encoding CRTAC1 family protein, with the translated sequence MVFMIRPGFQFALTSFFILNGCGAADSNKDTNLDNLFTDVTEQVNLNFIHDPGVDSSYFMPESIGSGCAFTDYDNDGDLDIYLVNGAQHGKSSATDLPLRNRLFRQESNGTFLDVTETSGLGDRGYGMGVAVGDIDNDGHVDVYVTNYGPDALYHNNGDGTFAEITLQAGIDNPHWGCSVVFFDYNLDGFLDLYVTNYVAYDSPENCMDRSGRRDYCGPGGFFGVPDVLYHNNGDGTFSDISIKCGIAQGSSKGLGVVSADFNGDLFPDIYVSNDGEANHLWLNQKDGTFKDQALLLGAALNAMGRAEAGMGIALGDIDNDNDIDLFITHLRTESNTLYRFLGDYGFQDDSSPAGLVGASLPYTGFGTGLFDFDHDGDLDLAVANGRVSRARLLKANNSGYWDYYAEPNLLFENEGDGKFRWLDKNESEFCRLIENSRGLAFGDVDNDGDIDLLLANEGGVARLFLNDLKRKGNWLIVRALDPVLQRDAIGARVSVLVSGRQLSRLISPGYSFLSNNDHRAHFGLGEDTSVDRLEVEWPGGTTEIFAGVKANQIITLKKGQGRRLGK